TTGGAAGTCGCCACCAAGCGCGTGCCCTGTCAGGTGCAGCTTGGCGCGCTGTTCGACCCGTCGATGAGCCGGGTGAAGACCTAGGCGTAGGCCCTGAGGCGGAATATCCATGAGTAGTCATGTGAAAAAGTATACTAGTCAGTGCATTGCTGATGCATCACCGGCGCTGCAAGATGGTGCGTCAGCAATGGTTGAAATGCTATCGCGTGGCGGCACCAAAAGTGTCATTGCGCGCTATTCATACACTGAGCCATCCGATCGGCGCGGTTAATAATACCCATCATGGAACCCTCAACGCAGTCTGTATGCTTGCTGTGCTTGCGTTCAATGCACCACAAATCCGTGTCAGATTTGATAGCGCGGCAGCGTATCTGGCTTTGATGGCTTTTGCGCCTATGTGTAAGAACTAAACGATCGCCTTGGCATTCCTCCCAAGCTTTTGGAAATGGGCGCGGGGGCCGATCGCATTGATGAACTGGTTGCCATGGCGCTTAATGCCCCCAGCTGTGGCGGTAATCCTGTTACGCTGACAGCGGAAAATACGAAGGCTCCATTTGAGGCATGTATTTAGCATCCTCGCAAATGTGATCAGCGCGCCATAGACATATGGCGCGCTGATCTGAAGCAGAATGGCTGAATTGAGGACAGTAGAATTACGGCCCCATTTCCGCGGTTTAGGCTCGCGCCAGGAATTGCATCGCTTGGCGGTGCAATTCTGGTGTGGAGGCTGCAATCACGCGTCCATCAGAGTGGCGATTCAGATTGTTCCCAGACCAATCAGTAATAGTCCCACCCGCGCTTTGGACGACGGGAACAAGCGCTAAATAGTCATAGGGCTCCAGATTGGCCTCAATCACCAAATCGACATGACCAGAAGCAAGCAATCCATAGGAATAGCAATCGCCGCCGAACCGGGGGACCGCGGTCGCAAGCAGCATCGCTTCGATCTTTTGTCGATCTTCGGCTTCAAAATAGAGGACATTGGTAGTGTAGAAACGCGCCTCGTTTAATGCCTTACATGTCGAAACTTGGCATTGTTGCATCTGGCCAGATGCGTCTTCGAATGTGCACTTATCCCCACAGACACCTACCCACCTTTCGTTTAGGGCGGGCATGTCGATGATGCCAAGTTCTGGCGCGTCGTGCGATAGCTTCGCGACCAAGGTTCCCCAGATTGGCCATCCTGTGATAAAACTGCGTGTCCCATCAAT
This sequence is a window from Henriciella sp. AS95. Protein-coding genes within it:
- a CDS encoding inositol monophosphatase family protein gives rise to the protein MIELDIPADSFVKFAKSLADDAREISLAGFRKDNAIISKNDQSPVTAIDRRVETLVRNLVESTYPAHGFLGEEFGSLNLEASDLWVVDPIDGTRSFITGWPIWGTLVAKLSHDAPELGIIDMPALNERWVGVCGDKCTFEDASGQMQQCQVSTCKALNEARFYTTNVLYFEAEDRQKIEAMLLATAVPRFGGDCYSYGLLASGHVDLVIEANLEPYDYLALVPVVQSAGGTITDWSGNNLNRHSDGRVIAASTPELHRQAMQFLARA